From the genome of Triticum aestivum cultivar Chinese Spring chromosome 1A, IWGSC CS RefSeq v2.1, whole genome shotgun sequence:
gtaggaaatgcaaggaagagttaaatcaggaagaaagcaatatcaatgttgataaaagggttgccaaggTGTTTGCTAAttggtttaagaatcatgtgagatctttagccacatgttttatgttttctgtgttattcacccattgttaaataccattgtttgctaaatggtttatttgtgcagattggaaagttgcatgaggagaagaaggtcagtgatgatctatttgctttggcatgcttaccggataagcgagtgagagtgtattcagcatgcattgctgacggtgtccggtaccacaccgttgaccgcgaggaaaaaaggaagacacagaatagtggaatcgtcactgaggggtcacatgatggtgagatcattgacttctatggtcagttgagaagcatcgtagagttgcagtacaactctagtggaggcatccatcgctcggttgtcttatttcgctgtgactggtttgagcttggtagcaagaagaggagagactcttttgtcaaatatgatggccacttcaaaagcatcaacactgcaaggtgctggtataagagtgatccctttattctaacaacacaagcaacaatggtgttttatctgccagacactcttttgcacggaaaatggcgagttgtgcaaaactttcagcacagacacttgtggagtgtgactgaaactgaagtggaaaagggccccggtgatggtggactaacataccaagatgatgactctacggaagttccgttgcaagctgatgatgactctatggaagttccggtgcaaagcagagtgcgaagggaccgggaacgtgtgatcattggtgctgcaacagttgaaggcatcaagaaaagaagaaaggtggtagAGGATGGACATGAAAGCGAGGATGAGGAAAACCGGACTGATCATACTAtgctgcaatattgtagtgatgatgaggaaaacaggagtgggcatagagttccttgttttCGTATCGACGACGATGAGTAGCGAAGGTAAATTTGGTCTCCTTGGTGATCTAATGCTATTTTGTCTCCTTGGTAGTTGTTGTTGATGTGATCCTGATGTAGTTTTTGTACTACAAATCTCTCCAGGTACCAAAATGCATGAGACTGTGTAGTGATGGAGAGGCAGATGATGGTTGAAGATACAAtgcaaaatgatgtagttttggtgaCGGAAGATACAATGCAAAATGAAGATGTTGTTTTGAATGAAGAAGCAAAATGATGAACTGAAGATGTTGTTTTTAGAGCTGTTTTTCTTAGTTTTGGTGATCATGTAGTTTTGGTTGTgatgtaaaagattgcaaaatgatGTTGTTTTTGGACTGAAGATGTTTTTTGAACTGAAGATGTTGTTTTTGGTGAACTGAAGATGTTTTCAGAGCTGTTTTAACTGAATTTTTGGGCGCGCTCCATCAGACAGCCATCTGATCCCACGCGCGGCCCCATTTCATTGTGAGCAAAAAAATATGCGCgagcggggactcgaacccacgaccgtgCGCTCGTTTCACTGTGTTTCtaccactgggctaggaagagGCTACTGGTCGTCCACTCTATGCCATCTCTTTTCAAATCATCAAACCAGTTAAGTATCAAACACAGACCTCGCTTACAAGTGGGCCACTCGACCaactcactgacaagtgggccatttTGCTACTCTACCCACTCGACCCTTTTCCCCTGAGCTACCAAAAAATATTGGGCGAgcgggggctcgaacccacgacctgCCGCTTATTCCATTGTTTTTCTACCACTGGGCTAGTTAGAGGCTGTTGGTTTTGTACTCTATGCCAACCCTTTTCAATATATCAAAACAGAACTCGCTGACAAGTGGACCCACTCTTTGCCCCACTCCTCCTGTCCACTTGACCCGCTCCTCCTCTCCATTATCCACTCGACCCACTCCTCCTCTCCGCCGCTGGCATCCCCTTCTCCTCCATCGACGGTGACGACCTCCCTGGCGAACCACTCCTCCATCGACAGCGACGGCCTCCTAAGGTATGAATCCGCTGAGTCCTTCCTGTTCCTCTTCCTATTGATTAGATTAGGGTTCCCTGGCACATGCTGATTAGGGTTCCATTGTAGATAGAGTAGTAGATCAAGAGGAGGCACCATCCATGACACCGACAAGGCCAACAAGCTCAAGCAGTCGCCGTCCCCCCAGGTTCGTTCTATTCCCCCCGTGTTCTTTGTCGACAAGGCCAACAAGGCCAACAAGCATGCTGATTTAGGAGTTACTCGTATTGTGCCTGCGCGTATGGCTAATTTAAGGATTTTGCAGACTGAATTAGGCATTTAGGTTTAGGTCCCTTTTGGCCATGTTCAGTTGATGTGGTGCTACCTTGCTAGGTATGCTAGTTTCCCTGTGGTTCTCTTCACAGTGACGTAGAATTCATCAGAAATAGAAAAGGCAGACCGAAAGGGGGAAAATGATGCCAACACTTATAATGTTGCAAGTGTATTAGTATTTTCcaattttgtttgtttgtttttaaaATAAACATGTTTATATTTGTCTaaaaagatgcagcggcacactgGAGCAGTTAAACTTGTAGGGTATCTAGCCTCCAGTGGCCTTTGGCTATATAAACCCTAGCAAAGCAAATTAAGCCAATAGCTCTGAATCTCTGAAATTCTAGTGTTAAATTCAGTTTTGTACATGACTATATCAGTGTCAAGCCAATAGCTTTCATGCGCATATCGACGACTATAAAGCTGTTCAGTTTTGTACATGACTGTATTGGGTAGGTGTGTTTAAATTGAGAATCTAGGGTTCAGTTCTTAAGTGTTGGGTTCTAACAAAATGTAGCACATGGGAAGATATGGTCCATTTATAGTAGATATGGTCCATTCCAAATGttcacaagtgcattgctttttttccCCACTTTTGCTATCATAAATATCCACAAGTGCATTGCTCTTCTCATTTTTATCACTTTTGCCATCATAAACTTGGTTCTGTTCCTATTTATGTCCAGTCCTGTTCACAAGTGCTTCTTCCTCTCCTATTGCTTGTTTAGAGTAGAAGTGAGATGGCTGGCTTGGAAGGTTTTGAGTTCTTCGAGATCATAATTGAGAAATCTTGCAGTAGGTAGGTATAtttatcatcactcatttctttatcatcactctgctgtctagtgcttgattgccacaattaaccactgcttgaccctcgctgcagaggctgcctgacaagttTGCGAAGATGCTTGCGGGCCGTGAGCCCCACAAAGTGAAGCTGCGGGAGGCCGACAGCGGGCTTCACAGGCTGTGGAAAGTGTTGGTGGTGTTTGATGGTGAAGGCCACATGTACCTAGGGCCCGGCTGGGAGCATTTCGCCCGCGCCCATGAGCTACAGctcgggtacttccttgtcttccgctacgacggcgacgccatgttcaccgtgaagatgttcgacaacaccatgtgccgcatgtactaccagcacgacgacgatgccagtaagctctctgcctctcttcttcctgtacttttggcttcctctacctgcacgatgacaacaccatgttcacactttgttgcatttgccaggcaatgggagcagcagcggggatgacgaggagcagagcggggatgacgacgaggagcagagcggggatgacgaggagcagcctattctggctgacgacgaacatgctatggtggtggctgacgacgagCCTGCTATGTTGGTGGCGgatgacgaccttgctatggtggtggcggacgacgacctcgcgatggtggtggcggacgacgacctcgcgatggtggtggcggaCGAGACCTCGCGATGGTGGCGGCGCCTGCAATCCCACAGCTTGGCGacaggaccatgccaattgtggtagaggagtacatccgcgttgggattcgccactctgagcgcatcaggttgatgaaggagaagaaggaggagtgaaggtGTTAAGAAGGTGTTCACATGTTAGGTTTAAGCTTGTTAGtgtaatatgaacatgtcaatgttaagtatgtcaggtttaattttgtgcatgctcatggatgctgtatgacagtgtcatctaaacaagtcatgtttttaacaatgaatattcagtttggtaattgatgggaattgaaattttttatgcatgctcatggatgaaagataaaattatgggtttttgtgcatgctcatgtatgaaacaatataaCTTTCATTTTTTAATGCTAAAaacatgactcaaaccctagccacggacgaccgccgtgactaaatccgccggtttttgaaaacaccgtacaAATTCAaagggtgtgtctagggcacatctagatgtgctctagttattgcacatctaagtgagtgaatcaagcataaagagaaaagaaaaaagaaaaaggaaaatatccacacgaatctcgACGTAAGATCAATGCCTATCTCAAAGTAggccctattttacggacggtcgccaaaaagcatgcatttccgaccctcgtagctactcccggcaattcggaccaccttcggccgattcagctggaaccggctggaatttgaactgcgggtcctccatagcttgcccgttattttcactaaaaatgctttttagcttcacaggcaggcattccatcacagaatcgacaacagatttgcacggctcaaaccctagccacggacggtcgccgcgacgaaatcggccggtttttgaaaacaccgtaaaaaattcaaaaaaaattcaaaaaatgggagaccaccgcgtcacatcatcaaatgtggcctaccaactagcaaaaatactaaacttgcaataccagcgttttcttgaaaaagtgttctcaaaaatgacctaccacgaacgaagattcatggctttcaagccaaactagcaatgatatggccgcatccgttgaatagtttctgataatatgcctaaattgggcgcatgcctccgtcttgtgatggaaaacaatgtttccaaagcgaggttccaacttgtttaacaaaaaaaaccgtttttcattttttgaatgcaaaagacatgcgtttttcgtgaagcggctacaaggaggggcaccccaaacggcgccattccatgtctatctcaaagtagaccctattttacggacggtcgccaaaaagcatgcatttccgaccctcgtagctactcccggcaattcggaccaccttcggccgattcagctggaaccggctggaatttgaactgcgggtcctccatagcttgcccgttattttcactaaaaatgctttttagcttcacaggcaggcattccatcacagaatcgacaacagatttgcacggctcaaaccctagccacggacggtcgccgcgacgaaatcggccggtttttgaaaacaccgtaaaaaattcaaaaaaaatcaaaaaaatgggagacctccgcgtcacatcatcaaatgtggcctaccaactagcaaaaatactaaacttgcaataccggcgttttcttgagctactcggtatgattttaaccatgatttctacaaagtttacaaaaaaaccctATTTTTTTCTACACCCAAACCCAAAAGGATTTCCCTCCCACACCAAAATTTTCCCTCCACAAAAATTTCCCTCTCCCAAAATTTCCCTCCACTCCCTCCACTCCCTCTCCCACTACCAGGCAGGACCCACCACTCCCTCTCCCACTAACACGCgggatcccctcccctcccctcccaaaatttccccattcccctcccctctccccgacgaaccctagcttctccctccattccccacctccctgctccgcgccgccccgctccccaccctagcgccgcccctcctctgctccgcccCGCACCTTCCTgctccgcgccgccccgctcccacTCCCTCCCCTCCTCCGTGCCGCCCCGCCACGCCGcggactacatcgacgacgacggcGGCCACATCGACTACATCAACGACGACAGCGGCTACATCGACGACGGCGCGATCGACGATGACCACCGCTGCATCGTCAACATCATCTCCCCCTAGGTACTTCTTCCCTTGATCCATCTCCCCTCCTATGGTGGATCCACCTCCCCTCTGGTGGATCCATCTCCCCTCTAGTAGATCCCCCTCATGGGTTAGGATATTCTAGGGTTAGGATCTCCTGGTGGTTCGGTAGGTCCTCTAGTTCGGTAGGTCTCCTGGATCTCCTGGTGGTTCTTGGGGTTAGGGTTCATGTTTATTGTTGCGTGGGGATGATCTCCCTCTAGttcatggggttagggttagggttcatggggtcagggttagggttcatggggttagggttaggACCTCCTGGTGGTTCGTTTGGTCCGCTTCATGGTTTAGGGTTCATGATTTTAGGAGATGGGGATGGATGGGGAAGTGGATGATTTTAGGGGATGAGGAAGTGGATGATGTCTGGTTGATGGTGCTTGTATCAGTACTTGCTTGTGTATGGTTCAATTACTCAGCTAGCATAGATGGTGAATTAGGTTTCCAACAGCACTTCGAAAAGAAGCTACTTGCTTCCTTGTTTGTATCAACAGTACTTTCTTGTTTGTTGCCCTTCAATTTCCTTCCTTGTTTGCTTGTTACTGTCAGTAGCACTAtgcttgtttctatcagtagcactttcCATGCTTGCTTGCTTGTATTATGCACTTTGCTTGCTTGCAACTTGGGTTAGTATGAACATGTACTTGATTGCTTGTAGCACTTTGCTATCAGTAGCACTACTGGGGTTTGTAGCAGTGTTCTTCTTTCATGATATGTGCATGAAgcttgtgttcttctttccagtGAACACGGGAATGCTTAGTACTTATTGTGGTATTGGAATTCCTGCTGTGTTAAGGCAGTATGACTAGTTTTAATATATACTAGATTGGTGCTAGATAATTTTGATTGCTGTAATATACAAGGTTGATTCTAATTGTCAAAATGTCTTAACTTGTGTCATCTAGTCTGTAGCCATTTTTGGTGTGTAGAGACAGCATAATCAATAGTTGAGTATAGTTTTTTCATCTGCTTTTGTACTGCTGCAAGTATAGTTGTTTCATGCTTTACCAGTGGCAACATCTAGTTGTTTTGAAGGTCCTCATGATATACTCGTCTAGCTTCCTGTCAGACTGTCTAAGCATGTGTACATGACACCAATTCACTAGTTCATGTTGCTTGCTTGCTAGCATACATGTTGCTTGCTGGCATACATGCTTAATTAGGGTTTCCATCAGCATTACTTGCTTGTATCACTAGCACTTGGAGAAGAATCTACTTGCTTGCTTATTAATTAGGGTTTGTATCAATAGTACTTGCTTCCttctcttcattttccttcattgcttgcttgtttctatcagtagcactttgcttgcttgtttctatcagtagcactttgcttgcttgcttgtattaGTAGCACTTATGCACTTTGCTTACTTGCTCCTagtgtacatgcatgcttgtttggtgcacttacatgttttcttaattaataacactagatcactgtattgtttatccatcaagtttgtttcacatgtattacatgtatgtgcatgatggtccaaatgctttcctttattgatacaagtgcatcattttactttatccctgttgtatctgattgttgtttattctattttgcaagcaccacctcaagatcatccatggcaaggaggacaaggtcaagcatgaggccaaccgttggtatgcaacttgctccttgtggccagtttcataaaatctgtgtcttaatatgctaagtgaaatgtattgctgcaatctgaataagctggcttaattgtgcctgtgtgctgttagtcttccttacctgaataactaggattaaatgataataaaatttcataagatatgtttggctgcctgtccatgcattccaaacattcacctaatagttatgtttcctgtatcatgcaaagaagagcctctcaccgagtacgagaaggttagggctagaaatatcatgaggaacaatcggatgttccagtcccttggcatcggtgcaatagcgtcgatgattaggaaaacaaatggtgtacaagaaggtagaagtgatgaggttcaagagggtagtggagttatcaatgatgacccagagtacaatcctaaggaggatgaagttattgatggagaggaagtggatgatgttgtagtcAACAAGATtgttaaggtgcaaactctgtcttgcttggagggttggggttctgttattctatgttattccttgtgctcacatatttctcttgtgatctaatgcttttttccgtgctgtttatacgaggcactgaaggaatctaggacgaagaggcctggtgttaagaagacagtcagcaagaagcacaagagctcagaaacatctcctgcaatgcctccaggaagggtgatggccccagctccaggacaaaaaaagaggatcctggaacctgatgaacctgcccttgatagagtcacaaggcagaaagCAAGGATGGCGACTGCGACGGACCATCAGGAAAGTATGCTGCTCATGGACTCTCAGACCTCGGTGCAAACGGGTGATGAGTTGCCgcccatggatgaaggaaccactctcagcatggatggaaatggcactgtctgcctagatgaagcaggaaccatctgcattgatgaagcaggcactgtccacacagacctcagccctgttgcaccttctattgacaggaacgctgtcatcaatgaagaagaacagcagcttgtgcttcaatcaggcaagttgacctttgcaatgctatcttttactagtgcattttccaaatggaatgatcatgtatgcttttgttgattcctgcatttgtcgatttctattctaatttatgagttcagtttcattttcagatgcaatgactcccaagactagacttagaaagggcagagggctagagaggatcaccaagtcgcttggtagcaaggtgcctatccaaattgccgaagggatgattcgtccagagaagcctctgcaggcagcaaagcttgcttctgagtgtggactcgttgcaaaaagccatcttccggttcttcctcacttcaagctatacaaaaaaatgctagtctattggagaactacattgggaaagttgctgtaagctacttgtttcatagttaatgtgctatctattttctgttacacctatgcatgatcactaatattgttcctaccttgtttgctatcttggtaggcaaattttgagatgaacacggactcggagaccatcaagacctcgtgcaaagatattctgcagaaatattcaaagaacagacgccatcagatcaagaagaagtattttgataccGTAGCCGCAAATAAAGTCAGCATTAAGTCTCCGGTGCCTGATCTAACGGATGGTGAATGGCAagctctggtggagatgtggtctaccccaagacacaaggtttgtctctgctttgtttgatgctttatgttctgcacatgatatgctagtgctagatcatgctgacagtatgcttttttgtaggaaacctgtttgtcgaacaagatgaatcgacaaaaagtcgtgtacaatcaaagaactggttccaggcactacacaGCACACATTTTTGCCACTGTGAGAACTCTTCTCTAGAGACCTTACCTTTGGTTCCTCATTGAATAACATTTCtgattcttgctgaataacattttgatttttgttgaaaaacatttcagaaagaagagcgtaagggtgaggagctgtctgcgattgacttgtttaaggccacccacaacagcaagaagcacgggttttcggagccagtcaagactgctatagtaagtcactccatgctttgccctgtttgattcacagccagctttgatgctttgatgatttgatgttgtttgactcggagccagtcaagaacacatgctatgttccatgctttgatgttgtttgatagttcaacaaagatatcagaacttgctgtagctatttgatgcattttttatgatatgatgaaatttgatctgaatgttagtttgatgatcgtctcactcgggaagccatcttatatagaaccaccattctaggcttaatgaagtgatcatattgttccaattgcatgtctccaggtcactagtcatcatcttcttgtatagattttgtgtgctggtttgattacttcaaataatccatttgtgtgctggtttggtttctcttgcttggtttggtttgcaaaatgtgaaatagatctcccactaatgcctatcattttcctccatatgctagcttgagatggaaaaaatgaagaaagggccggtaccagaaggtgaagagccaaagtctGCTGTTGAAATTGTCAAACAAGTCCTCAAGACCAAAGCCAAGGAAAGCACATTCCTCAGGAATGTTGGGCTCCAGTCATCTAGGAACAACTCCGGCAAAGTTGCTGCTCATGTTCGTGACCTTGAGAAGAAGCTGGAGAGGTCCGAGCTTCAAGCTGAACTGGTGCAAGAAGAATTGGCGATAATCAAGATGAAGGCGGAAGAATCTGAAGCTGCACGCGACAAGGAACTTGAGCTGCtgcgcaagaagtctcaagaacaggaagagaagttaccccacttgatggctctctttggagctaaggtAGTTTGATGGTTGTGCTATGAACCTCTTTGTCTTTGAGCTAAGGTAGTTGTTGCATTTTGAACCTGTGAACCTGGGAGCTGAGCTGAGAGCTGTTGCATTTTGTTGCATTTTGCTGTTTAAACTAGAGCACATGGATCCTGTGAAGTTATGTGATCACTTGTGAACCTGGGCCTttctgtgaagttatgtgatcTTGTGAACCTGGATCACTTGTGGATCATTTTGTTTATTTTCTGTGAAGTtatgtggatcacttgtgcacctaggcttgtggatcacttgtgcacctgggcctttctgtttatagttatgcaaaatgagaacctgggctctaaaaaggccaaggcccaaacaagaattagaccaaaaaggcttgggcctaaaaaaagaaatgactgtaagaaaaaaaatataaaaggctgcataacagaaaataaaaaggccaaggcccaaattcgaactagactaaaaaggctgtggcccaaaacaatagtggaatataaaaaaatcatcagaaaaaggcTCCACTCCCaaaaaataaaaggccaaattattgggccaggcccatgcagataagcaaaataaagagaaaaaaaataaatgggctgaattattgggcttggcccatcaagacggctgaaatggaccgggctgattctattttacgaccttttcatttggtcgtaagtctgccacgtcagcttgccacggtggatctgacgtggtgtggtcggattgctagtgaccaaaacagttggtcgttaaatctacgacctttttttggtcataaacgtttgcaaccattccagaagaaaggtcgctatagtcagtttacgacgcccagcttttgaccttatgttttttgtcacaaaaaggtcataaatggaaatttgtgaccattcagtgaccaatagtggtggtcataagttgacatatttcttgtagtgatggaAGTGGAGATAGACTTGGCCCAAAAGTGCGACGGAAGAGAGGTAGTGACCATCAACggacgagccgtctcaagaaggtgacgatgcttgtgcTTAGCCACGCCAGTCTGAGCATGTGCACCTGGATAAGAGAACTGAATGCAAGAGTATTCCACGCAACAGCTTGGGAAATATACTCTCCATCAGAGTCATCACAGAACACTAAGAATGGGCGTAGAGAACtaagtatgaaccatggcagcaaaacgctcaTAGATAAGACCTCACTAGGAGAAGAAATAAAGTATATACAGGTGtgtcgagagaagtcactagtgatgACTTCCTTTCGAGGCAAAGGGAGATGGACCCCCGACATCAGAGTGAACAAGGTCGAAAGGACGCTTAGACACTGTCTTGCTATGAGTATAAGGTAATTGGACCCGTTTGCCAGGTCAACAACCTTGACGGTTTAGAGACAATGTCGTTGATAGTGGA
Proteins encoded in this window:
- the LOC123191282 gene encoding uncharacterized protein, which translates into the protein MLAGREPHKVKLREADSGLHRLWKVLVVFDGEGHMYLGPGWEHFARAHELQLGYFLVFRYDGDAMFTVKMFDNTMCRMYYQHDDDASNGSSSGDDEEQSGDDDEEQSGDDEEQPILADDEHAMVVADDEPAMLVADDDLAMVVADDDLAMVVADDDLAMVVADETSRCAAPPLLRPAPSCSAPPRSHSLPSSVPPRHAADYIDDDGGHIDYINDDSGYIDDGAIDDDHRCIVNIISP